The genomic window GCATCACCGCCTTCGTGTAGTACCCCCAGCCGCCCACGTCCCAGTCGACGTAGGAGATGGTGTAGATGTCGGAGTCCTTGAGCGAGTTGTAGATGAATCCGGCGAGGGCGCCGACGATTCCGCCGACGACAGCGCCGGGACCGGTCGAACTGGTGAACAGCGCACCGGTACCTGCGCCGACCACAGCCGCGATGAGCGACTTCTGGAGGCCGTCGATGTCCTCGTGGTGCTCGATCGAGAAGCCGATGATCTGGTGTTCGTCGTATCCCGAATCCGCGTTGCAGTCACTCCCGTCGTCGTCGGTCTTGTACGCGCTGGCCCGGTCGATGGTGTTCGCGATGGAGTTGGGGATCTCCTCGAAGAAGAGGTCGTCCCACCCCTCGGCGGAGACCCGGCCCTTCTCCTTCTCGGCCCTGACTTTGGACGTCGCGCCGTCTTCGGCGATGTCGATCTCCAGGTCGTCACCGTCGTACCCGGACACGGCCTCGGCGACGTTCCCGGTCTCTTTGTTCTTGACTTTCAGGGCGTAATACCGCTTCCCGTTGCCCGGTTCCACGACTTCCTCGTCTACGATCTCTATCGGGACGGACGCGGTGTCGCCGGACGACCGCCCGCTTCCGGAGCTCCGAGCGGCTGCGACTCCGGGGACTGCGGCTGTTCCAGTGGCGATACTGACGGAGCGGAGGAATTTCCGCCGATTTGATTTTTGCATCGCGATTACATGATAATATGGTTGAATAATAAATCTATCGGACTAATAGAATAATTATTATAGATTTGTATGGAATATGAAACGACCGCTACCGACCCCCGACGAGGCGGGACCGACTTCCCCGGCGGTCCCGACCGAGGGTGACGAAGAAGAATCACGTCACCATCGACGGAACGGCCGTGTTCGATACGCTCGAAGCGCCCAGGTCGGAGGAGGCGATCGAGATCGACTGGACGGTCCACATCGACAACGGGTGGATTACAGACGGACCCAATCTAAACGGCGAATACGCGTACGATCACGCCGAAGGAGATCTCACCTGACTGCTCAGCCGTCCGCCTCCGGGCCGGGTGGTTCCAGACGCCGGACGTCGTCACGGGAGACCGGGGATCTTCCGGCGACCCCGGCGTCCGGGGACTCCCGTTCTACGGAAATCGGTTCGGTGAACCCCGCGACCGCAAGCGGGCCAGAGACTCTCCTGCGATGCCGGTTCACACGCCGGCCGCTACGCGTCGTCCGGGTCGGCGTTCACGTTCAACTGGAACGGGTTCTCCGAATCGTACTGGCGTTTGATTGCCGCGAGTCGGTCGTAGGAGTCGCCGTAGACCCGCCGGACCAGTCCTCGTCGCGTATCAGCGGCTCGTGAGCCCGACGCCTTCGGCGATCAGTTCGTGCGATCGGAGTGCGTCCCCGTGGTCCGCGACTGCGTGCTGGATCATCACCTCGTCGACGCTCACGCAGTCGGCGAGTTGCTCCAGCAGGCCGGCGAGCGTGTCCGGACTCCCGGAGATGGCTCGCGGCCACTCCCCGGCGTCGAGCGTCGCCGGTGTCGGCTCCGGCACGCCGCCGAGTTCGTCGAT from Halomicrobium salinisoli includes these protein-coding regions:
- a CDS encoding complement resistance protein TraT, which encodes MEPGNGKRYYALKVKNKETGNVAEAVSGYDGDDLEIDIAEDGATSKVRAEKEKGRVSAEGWDDLFFEEIPNSIANTIDRASAYKTDDDGSDCNADSGYDEHQIIGFSIEHHEDIDGLQKSLIAAVVGAGTGALFTSSTGPGAVVGGIVGALAGFIYNSLKDSDIYTISYVDWDVGGWGYYTKAVMPHAHGTWHSDDVEDMYKAGIPAPIGHIDDIATII
- a CDS encoding BBE domain-containing protein, which produces MVRRVYGDSYDRLAAIKRQYDSENPFQLNVNADPDDA